In one Streptomyces sp. NBC_00597 genomic region, the following are encoded:
- the coxB gene encoding cytochrome c oxidase subunit II encodes MSPYGSDRSPRRPMRRKLLQALTAGAVLATATGCSYNWQDFPRLGMPYPVTEEAPRILSLWQGSWAAALITGILVWGLIIWSIIFHRRSRTKVEVPPQTRYNMPIEALYTVVPLIIVSVLFYFTARDESKLLALTPKPAHTINVIGFQWSWGFNYIENVDGDAATPKVGEIPKELSNIPDRFTKDFQVGAEGVYEKGVPSDRNPQTGNPGPTLWLPKGEKVRFILSSNDVIHSFWVVPFLFKQDVIPGHTNVFEVIPSQEGTFMGKCAELCGVDHSRMLFNVKVVSPEAYRAHLKELAEKGQTGFLPAGIKQTDPARNAETNKL; translated from the coding sequence GTGAGTCCCTACGGCTCCGACCGCTCGCCGCGGCGCCCGATGCGGCGGAAGCTGCTGCAGGCGCTGACTGCGGGCGCGGTCCTGGCGACCGCCACTGGTTGCTCGTACAACTGGCAAGACTTCCCCCGGCTCGGAATGCCCTATCCGGTCACGGAGGAGGCGCCTCGCATCCTGTCCCTGTGGCAGGGGTCGTGGGCAGCTGCCCTCATCACGGGCATCCTGGTCTGGGGCCTGATCATCTGGAGCATCATCTTCCACCGGCGCAGCCGGACGAAGGTGGAGGTTCCCCCGCAGACCCGTTACAACATGCCCATCGAGGCGCTGTACACCGTGGTCCCGCTCATCATCGTCTCGGTGCTGTTCTACTTCACCGCGCGTGACGAGTCGAAGCTGCTCGCCCTCACCCCGAAGCCGGCGCACACGATCAACGTGATCGGCTTCCAGTGGAGCTGGGGCTTCAACTACATCGAGAACGTCGACGGCGATGCGGCGACCCCGAAGGTGGGGGAGATCCCCAAGGAGCTCTCCAACATCCCGGACCGCTTCACCAAGGACTTCCAGGTGGGCGCCGAGGGCGTCTACGAGAAGGGTGTCCCGAGCGACCGGAACCCCCAGACCGGCAACCCGGGTCCGACCCTGTGGCTGCCCAAGGGCGAGAAGGTCCGCTTCATCCTGTCGTCGAACGACGTCATCCACTCCTTCTGGGTGGTTCCGTTCCTCTTCAAGCAGGACGTCATCCCGGGCCACACCAACGTCTTCGAGGTCATCCCCTCCCAGGAGGGCACCTTCATGGGCAAGTGCGCCGAGCTCTGCGGCGTCGACCACTCCCGGATGCTGTTCAACGTCAAGGTCGTCTCGCCCGAGGCCTACCGGGCGCACCTCAAGGAACTGGCCGAGAAGGGGCAGACCGGCTTCCTCCCGGCCGGCATCAAGCAGACCGACCCGGCCCGGAATGCGGAGACGAACAAACTGTGA
- a CDS encoding aminotransferase class V-fold PLP-dependent enzyme, which translates to MPYFDTASAAPLHPVARQALQASLDEGWADPARLYREGRRARLLLDAAREAAAEAVGCRPDELVFTPSGTHAVHTGVAGVLAGRRRVGGHLVVSAVEHSSVLHAAAVHEAAGGTVAQVPVDRQGAVSPAGYAVAVDSSTALACLQSANHEVGTVQPVAEVAEVCAAAGVPLLVDAAQSLGWGPVEGGWSVLTASAHKWGGPAGVGLLAVRKGVRFSPQGPADERESGRSPGFTNLPAIVAAAASLRAVRAEADAEAARLRILVDRVRRRVARLVPDVEVVGDPERRLPHLVTFSCLYVDGETLLHELDRAGYSVSSGSSCTSSTLTPSHVLRAMGVLSEGNVRVSLPRGTTAEEVNGFLEVLPGVVAGVRATLGVGEPTAVEPVSDALEIDALGLRCPQPVIELARVISAVAVGGTVTVLSDDEVARLDIPAWCAMRGHAYLGEAPRPRGVAYTVRRQG; encoded by the coding sequence ATGCCGTACTTCGACACCGCGTCCGCCGCTCCCCTGCACCCCGTCGCCCGGCAGGCGTTGCAAGCGTCCCTGGACGAGGGCTGGGCGGACCCCGCCCGGCTCTACCGGGAAGGCCGGCGCGCCCGGCTGCTGCTCGACGCGGCCCGCGAGGCGGCCGCGGAGGCCGTGGGCTGCCGGCCCGACGAGCTCGTCTTCACTCCTTCGGGGACGCACGCGGTTCACACGGGCGTCGCGGGCGTCCTCGCCGGGCGCCGGCGCGTCGGCGGTCATCTGGTCGTATCGGCGGTCGAACACAGTTCCGTCCTCCATGCGGCGGCGGTGCACGAGGCCGCCGGGGGGACGGTGGCGCAGGTCCCGGTGGACCGCCAGGGGGCGGTCTCCCCGGCCGGATACGCCGTCGCGGTGGACTCCTCGACGGCCCTGGCCTGCCTCCAGTCGGCCAACCACGAGGTGGGCACGGTGCAGCCTGTGGCGGAGGTGGCCGAGGTCTGCGCGGCAGCGGGGGTTCCACTGCTGGTGGACGCGGCCCAGTCGCTGGGCTGGGGCCCCGTCGAGGGCGGCTGGTCGGTACTTACCGCGAGCGCGCACAAATGGGGCGGCCCGGCGGGGGTCGGGCTGCTCGCGGTCCGCAAGGGGGTCCGGTTCTCGCCCCAAGGGCCCGCCGACGAACGGGAGTCGGGCCGCTCCCCCGGCTTCACCAACCTCCCGGCCATCGTGGCGGCCGCGGCCTCACTGCGGGCCGTACGGGCCGAGGCCGACGCGGAGGCGGCCCGGCTGCGCATCCTGGTGGACCGCGTCCGGCGGCGCGTGGCGCGGTTGGTGCCGGACGTGGAGGTGGTCGGGGACCCGGAGCGGCGGCTGCCGCACCTGGTCACGTTCTCCTGCCTGTACGTCGACGGCGAGACGCTGCTGCACGAGCTGGACCGGGCGGGCTACTCCGTCTCGTCCGGCTCGTCCTGTACGAGCTCCACACTGACCCCGAGTCATGTGCTGCGGGCGATGGGCGTGCTGTCGGAGGGGAACGTACGGGTCTCCCTGCCGCGGGGGACGACGGCCGAGGAGGTGAACGGCTTCCTGGAGGTCCTGCCCGGGGTGGTGGCGGGGGTCCGCGCCACGCTCGGCGTGGGCGAACCGACGGCCGTGGAGCCGGTGTCGGACGCCCTGGAGATCGACGCCCTGGGGCTGCGCTGCCCGCAGCCGGTGATCGAGCTGGCGCGGGTCATCTCCGCGGTCGCGGTCGGCGGGACGGTGACCGTCCTGTCGGACGACGAGGTGGCCCGGCTGGACATCCCGGCCTGGTGCGCGATGCGCGGCCACGCCTACCTGGGCGAGGCCCCCCGCCCGCGCGGGGTGGCGTACACCGTCCGCCGGCAGGGCTGA
- a CDS encoding carbohydrate kinase family protein — protein sequence MRIAVTGSIATDHLMTFPGRFADQLVADQLHTVSLSFLVDNLDVRRGGVGPNICFGMGQLGTRPVLVGAAGYDFDEYRAWLERHGVDTTSVRISEVLHTARFVCTTDADHNQIGSFYTGAMSEARLIELKAVADRVGGLDLVLIGADDPEAMLRHTEECRTRGIPFAADFSQQIARMDGENIRTLMEGATYLFSNEYEKGLIETKSGWSDEEILAKVGTRVTTLGSRGVRIERTGEEQIVVGCPEETAKVDPTGVGDAFRAGFLTGLGWGVGLERAAQVGCMLATLVIETLGTQEYTLARAHFMDRFTKAYGEAAASEVRSHLAA from the coding sequence GTGCGCATCGCAGTCACCGGCTCCATCGCCACCGACCACCTCATGACCTTCCCCGGCCGCTTCGCCGACCAGCTCGTCGCGGACCAGCTGCACACGGTCTCCCTCTCCTTCCTCGTCGACAACCTCGACGTAAGGCGGGGCGGCGTCGGCCCGAACATCTGCTTCGGCATGGGCCAGCTCGGCACCCGCCCGGTCCTGGTCGGCGCGGCCGGCTACGACTTCGACGAGTACCGGGCGTGGCTGGAGCGGCACGGCGTCGACACCACCTCCGTGCGGATCTCCGAGGTGCTGCACACCGCGCGCTTCGTGTGCACCACGGACGCCGACCACAACCAGATCGGCTCCTTCTACACGGGCGCGATGAGCGAGGCCCGTCTGATCGAGCTGAAGGCGGTCGCGGACCGGGTGGGCGGGCTCGACCTCGTCCTCATCGGCGCCGACGACCCCGAGGCGATGCTCCGCCACACGGAGGAGTGCCGCACGCGCGGCATCCCCTTCGCGGCGGACTTCTCGCAGCAGATCGCCCGCATGGACGGCGAGAACATCCGCACCCTGATGGAGGGCGCGACGTACCTGTTCTCGAACGAGTACGAGAAGGGCCTCATCGAGACGAAGTCCGGCTGGTCCGACGAGGAGATCCTCGCCAAGGTCGGCACCCGGGTGACGACGCTGGGCTCGCGCGGCGTGCGCATCGAGCGGACCGGCGAGGAGCAGATCGTGGTCGGCTGCCCCGAGGAGACCGCGAAGGTGGACCCGACGGGCGTCGGCGACGCGTTCCGCGCCGGGTTCCTGACCGGTCTGGGCTGGGGCGTCGGCCTGGAGCGGGCCGCGCAGGTCGGCTGCATGCTGGCCACGCTCGTGATCGAGACGCTGGGCACCCAGGAGTACACCCTGGCCCGCGCCCACTTCATGGACCGCTTCACGAAGGCCTACGGCGAGGCCGCCGCCTCCGAGGTCCGCTCCCACCTGGCCGCGTAG
- the erpA gene encoding iron-sulfur cluster insertion protein ErpA, with product MSVQDDKTTVSDGILLSDAAAEKVRTLLEQEGREDLALRVAVQPGGCSGLRYQLFFDERSLDGDVVKDFDGVKVVTDRMSSPYLHGASIDFVDTIEKQGFTIDNPNATGSCACGDSFS from the coding sequence ATGTCCGTACAGGACGACAAGACCACTGTGAGCGACGGCATCCTCCTGTCCGACGCCGCCGCCGAGAAGGTCAGGACCCTGCTGGAGCAGGAAGGCCGCGAGGACCTGGCGCTCCGCGTCGCCGTCCAGCCCGGTGGCTGCTCCGGCCTGCGCTACCAGCTCTTCTTCGACGAGCGTTCCCTCGACGGCGACGTCGTCAAGGACTTCGACGGCGTGAAGGTCGTCACGGACCGGATGAGCTCCCCGTACCTGCACGGTGCCTCCATCGACTTCGTCGACACCATCGAGAAGCAGGGCTTCACGATCGACAACCCCAACGCCACCGGCTCCTGCGCCTGCGGCGACTCGTTCAGCTAA
- the nadA gene encoding quinolinate synthase NadA → MRVVTTAQPLDVQPTPLALLLLGREADPKSERGVECPGDLPSPSDPDLVARARAAKEKLGDKVFILGHHYQRDEVIEFADVTGDSFKLAKDAAAKPEAEYIVFCGVHFMAESADILTSDDQKVVLPDLAAGCSMADMATAEQVAECWDVLTDAGIAGATVPVSYMNSSADIKAFTGKHGGTICTSSNAKKALEWAFEQGEKVLFLPDQHLGRNTAVRDMGMSLDDCVLYNPHKPNGGLTTEQLRNAKMILWRGHCSVHGRFSVDSVNDVRARIPGVNVLVHPECKHEVVAAADYVGSTEYIIKALEAAPAGSKWAIGTELNLVRRLANRFASEDKEVVFLDKTVCFCSTMNRIDLPHLVWTLESLADGTLVNQIQVDKETESFAKLALERMLALP, encoded by the coding sequence GTGCGTGTCGTGACCACCGCCCAGCCTTTGGACGTCCAGCCGACGCCCCTTGCCCTGCTGCTGCTCGGCCGTGAGGCCGACCCCAAGAGCGAGCGCGGGGTGGAGTGCCCGGGCGATCTGCCGTCGCCGTCCGACCCGGACCTGGTCGCGCGCGCCCGCGCGGCGAAGGAGAAGCTCGGGGACAAGGTCTTCATCCTCGGCCACCACTACCAGCGCGACGAGGTGATCGAGTTCGCCGACGTCACCGGCGACTCCTTCAAGCTGGCCAAGGACGCGGCCGCCAAGCCGGAGGCCGAGTACATCGTCTTCTGCGGCGTGCACTTCATGGCCGAGTCCGCGGACATCCTCACCTCCGACGACCAGAAGGTCGTCCTGCCGGACCTGGCCGCCGGCTGCTCGATGGCCGACATGGCCACCGCCGAGCAGGTCGCCGAGTGCTGGGACGTGCTCACCGACGCGGGCATAGCCGGGGCGACGGTCCCCGTCTCGTACATGAACTCCTCCGCCGACATCAAGGCCTTCACCGGCAAGCACGGCGGCACGATCTGTACCTCGTCCAACGCGAAGAAGGCCCTGGAGTGGGCGTTCGAGCAGGGCGAGAAGGTGCTCTTCCTGCCGGACCAGCACCTGGGCCGCAACACCGCCGTCCGCGACATGGGCATGTCCCTGGACGACTGCGTGCTCTACAACCCGCACAAGCCGAACGGCGGCCTGACGACCGAGCAGCTGCGCAACGCCAAGATGATCCTGTGGCGCGGCCACTGCTCGGTGCACGGCCGGTTCTCGGTCGACTCCGTCAACGACGTGCGCGCCCGCATCCCCGGCGTGAACGTCCTCGTCCACCCCGAGTGCAAGCACGAGGTCGTGGCGGCCGCGGACTACGTCGGCTCGACGGAGTACATCATCAAAGCGCTGGAGGCGGCCCCGGCCGGCTCCAAGTGGGCCATCGGCACCGAGCTGAACCTCGTCCGCCGCCTGGCGAACCGATTCGCCTCGGAGGACAAGGAAGTCGTCTTCCTCGACAAGACGGTCTGCTTCTGCTCGACGATGAACCGCATCGACCTCCCCCACCTGGTGTGGACCCTGGAGTCCCTGGCCGACGGCACCCTCGTCAACCAGATCCAGGTCGACAAGGAGACGGAGAGCTTCGCGAAGCTCGCTCTGGAGCGCATGCTCGCGCTCCCGTAA
- a CDS encoding caspase family protein, whose product MAVREALVIGTSTYEDSRLNRLRSPGLDAMELSDVLSDPGIGGYAVRPVIDQPSHVVRREIERFFRARRPDDQLLLYLSCHGIKDSKLQLYFAAADTDRDLLESTSVPAAFVNGRLVRCGSRKILVLLDCCYSGAFRPGGAKSADTAVHLLEEFKDTGVAVITATDALQQAWEGEGPVTETGEGQLSVFTAAAVEGLRSGRADRDGDGWVSVEDLYGHVREEMLARDARQSPLRWVLGGQGTLKVARRAAPDGTGPVRLPRPLPTLGTPAVEVLTGITSAAAPLRRTLGPVPRRVLLTGPDGVPYSSTDTREIVAALPTGSGHAALGVGLVRDLVADQYRRAQDGTATAVVLFEAMVRALQPALAGGSHPTPLARTVSEVLDSARKLLTEWNPRPVAMTQVDVGRVVPPEVFSGHVVRAVHGAGLGAFVLVEPSAGSGITSRVSDACVLGGHLSPYLPADEVTGRTALRDASVLVCGQRLSSASDARWAVSYGDKRRPLVVVAPAFDEEAHAALAGHFRDTGRPCMAVAPPALSRPWRAVQCEIASHFTGACVAVPQATAVSLGSARLVVATTQCTALVRDRGSPEAHAEYVEKLRTEMTPSSDPALTEWHLLTGKVAEVFVGGSDERARHRRVAQVRLAVRRAQAALVQGVLPGEAAALAALGRRLHRDTRPWEERPVEAALKRALAQPLWALAENHGERDPAKVVEAVQADWPAVTYEAVHHRGVVPSESEYVWTPATHPWVMLHAVEAAVTAYLSLI is encoded by the coding sequence ATGGCGGTGCGTGAAGCGCTCGTCATCGGCACTTCCACCTACGAGGACTCCCGGCTCAACCGGCTCCGCTCGCCGGGGCTGGACGCCATGGAGCTGTCCGACGTGCTCAGCGATCCGGGCATCGGCGGCTACGCGGTCCGACCCGTCATCGACCAGCCCTCGCACGTCGTCCGGCGCGAGATCGAGCGCTTCTTCCGCGCCCGCAGACCCGACGACCAGCTGCTGCTGTACCTGTCCTGCCACGGCATCAAGGACTCCAAGCTCCAGCTGTATTTCGCCGCCGCCGACACCGACCGCGACCTGCTGGAGTCGACCTCCGTCCCGGCCGCCTTCGTCAACGGCCGGCTGGTCCGGTGCGGTTCCCGCAAGATCCTGGTGCTGCTGGACTGCTGCTACAGCGGGGCGTTCCGGCCGGGCGGCGCGAAGTCGGCGGACACCGCCGTGCACCTGCTGGAGGAGTTCAAGGACACCGGAGTGGCGGTGATCACGGCGACGGACGCGCTCCAGCAGGCCTGGGAGGGCGAAGGCCCCGTCACCGAGACCGGGGAGGGGCAGCTGTCCGTCTTCACCGCGGCGGCCGTGGAGGGCCTGCGGTCGGGACGGGCGGACCGTGACGGCGACGGCTGGGTCTCGGTCGAGGACCTGTACGGCCACGTCCGCGAGGAGATGCTGGCCCGCGACGCCCGGCAGAGCCCGCTGCGCTGGGTCCTGGGCGGCCAGGGCACCCTGAAGGTGGCCCGCCGGGCGGCCCCCGACGGCACCGGGCCGGTCCGCCTCCCCCGCCCGCTGCCCACCCTCGGCACCCCTGCCGTCGAGGTCCTCACCGGGATCACCTCGGCGGCCGCACCGCTGCGGCGCACCCTGGGGCCCGTCCCCCGGCGGGTGCTGCTCACCGGCCCGGACGGCGTCCCGTACAGCAGCACCGACACCCGGGAGATCGTCGCCGCGCTACCGACGGGGTCCGGGCACGCGGCGCTCGGCGTCGGCCTCGTCCGCGATCTGGTCGCCGACCAGTACCGGCGGGCGCAGGACGGTACGGCGACCGCGGTGGTGCTCTTCGAAGCCATGGTCCGTGCGCTCCAGCCGGCGCTGGCCGGGGGCTCCCATCCGACTCCGCTGGCCAGGACCGTCTCAGAGGTCCTCGATTCGGCGAGGAAGCTGCTCACTGAGTGGAATCCGCGTCCGGTGGCCATGACCCAGGTGGACGTCGGCCGGGTGGTTCCCCCGGAGGTGTTCAGTGGGCACGTCGTCAGGGCCGTGCACGGCGCCGGTCTCGGGGCCTTCGTCCTGGTCGAGCCCTCCGCGGGTTCCGGCATCACGAGCCGTGTCTCCGACGCCTGTGTTCTGGGCGGCCACTTGTCGCCGTACCTCCCCGCCGACGAGGTGACGGGACGAACGGCGCTGCGGGACGCCTCAGTGCTGGTGTGCGGGCAGCGGCTCTCCTCGGCGTCCGATGCCCGGTGGGCCGTCTCGTACGGGGACAAGCGGCGGCCCCTGGTCGTGGTGGCACCGGCGTTCGACGAGGAGGCCCACGCGGCCCTCGCCGGGCATTTCCGGGACACCGGCCGCCCCTGCATGGCCGTCGCCCCACCCGCTTTGAGCCGCCCCTGGCGCGCGGTCCAGTGCGAGATCGCGTCCCACTTCACCGGGGCCTGCGTCGCCGTCCCGCAAGCCACGGCCGTGAGTCTCGGCAGCGCCCGGCTCGTGGTCGCCACCACACAGTGCACAGCGCTGGTCCGCGACCGCGGCAGTCCCGAGGCGCACGCCGAGTACGTCGAGAAGCTCCGCACCGAGATGACCCCGTCGTCGGACCCGGCGTTGACCGAGTGGCACCTGCTGACCGGCAAGGTCGCCGAGGTCTTCGTCGGCGGTTCGGACGAACGGGCCCGCCACCGACGCGTGGCGCAGGTGCGGCTGGCCGTCCGCAGGGCACAAGCCGCCCTGGTCCAAGGTGTTCTGCCCGGTGAGGCCGCGGCTCTCGCGGCGCTGGGCCGCCGGCTCCACCGGGACACCCGGCCGTGGGAGGAGCGCCCGGTCGAGGCGGCGCTGAAGCGGGCGCTTGCCCAGCCGCTGTGGGCTCTGGCCGAGAACCACGGAGAGCGGGACCCGGCCAAGGTGGTCGAGGCGGTCCAGGCGGACTGGCCGGCCGTCACCTACGAGGCGGTGCACCACCGCGGGGTCGTGCCGTCCGAGAGCGAGTACGTGTGGACCCCCGCCACGCACCCGTGGGTGATGCTGCACGCCGTCGAGGCCGCCGTGACCGCGTACCTGTCGCTGATCTGA
- a CDS encoding efflux RND transporter permease subunit, which yields MSWLSRFSLAQRALIGLVSITALLFGAIAIPQLKQQLLPSIELPMVSVLAPYQGASPDVVEKQVIEPIEATLKGVDGITGITSTASEGNALIMAKFDYGDSGTKQLVADVQQAVNRARVRLPAEVDPQVVAGSTDDIPTVVLAVTSDKDQQALADQLNRSVVPVLEDVEGVGQVSVDGVQDLQVAITPDNAKLAAAGLDGAALAQGLQAGGATVPAGSFDEAGKNRTVRVGGGYTSLAQLQDLRLSAGPGKPAVRLGDVAAVKQEPAKAVSLTRTNGKPSLALVLTMDKDGSAVAISNAVQDKLPELRSALGAGAELTVVSDQGPPVAKSISSLTTEGLLGLLFAVIVILVFLASLRSTLVTAVSIPLSVVLALIVLWTRDLSLNMLTLGALTIAIGRVVDDSIVVLENIKRHLGYGEEREAAILAAVKEVAGAVTSSTLTTVAVFLPIGFVGGMVGEFFGPFSLTVAAALLASLIVSLTVVPVLSYWFLRAPKGVDLANAESVAKARREAEEKEAKSRLQRFYVRALGLVTRRRIATLAVAVIVLVATFGMAPLLKTNFFDQGEQSVLTVKQQLPPGTSLAASDAASRKVEKALTEVKGVKDYQVTVGSSGFLAAFGGGTGSNQASYQVTLEDSGDSEGVKKRIEDALGKLGGIGDTSISAGGGFGSQNLSVVVKAGDADVLAKAAEQVRAEVATLDDVTDVQSDLSQSVPRISVTATPKAAEAGLNQAALGAIVAQAVRGTPAGKAVLDNTERDVVIKSAQPATTLAELQALPVGPVKLGDVAEVKEVPGPVSMTRIDGARAATITAKPVGDNTGAIGAALQTKIKALDLPDGATATIGGVSSDQSDAFASLGLAMLAAIAIVFMLLVATFRSLVQPLILLVSIPFAATGALGLLLVTGTPLGVPAMIGMLMLIGIVVTNAIVLIDLVNQYRAQGLGVVEAVIEGGRHRLRPILMTALATIFALLPMALGVTGGGGFISQPLAVVVIGGLVSSTLLTLLLVPTLYTMIELRKERRRSKREAKRNSRLTVVPQVSEETPAGV from the coding sequence ATGTCCTGGCTGTCCCGCTTCAGCCTGGCCCAAAGAGCGCTGATCGGCCTCGTGTCGATCACCGCACTGCTCTTCGGCGCCATAGCCATCCCGCAGCTCAAGCAGCAGCTGCTGCCGTCCATCGAACTGCCGATGGTGTCCGTGCTCGCGCCCTACCAGGGCGCCTCGCCCGACGTGGTGGAGAAGCAGGTCATCGAGCCGATCGAGGCCACCCTCAAGGGTGTCGACGGCATCACCGGCATCACCTCCACCGCCAGCGAGGGCAACGCCCTCATCATGGCCAAGTTCGACTACGGCGACAGCGGCACCAAGCAGCTCGTCGCCGACGTCCAGCAGGCCGTGAACCGGGCCCGGGTACGGCTGCCCGCCGAAGTCGACCCGCAGGTCGTGGCCGGCTCCACCGACGACATCCCGACCGTCGTCCTCGCCGTCACGTCGGACAAGGACCAGCAGGCGCTCGCCGACCAGCTGAACCGCTCCGTCGTCCCCGTCCTCGAAGACGTCGAAGGCGTCGGCCAGGTCAGCGTGGACGGCGTCCAGGACCTCCAGGTCGCCATCACGCCCGACAACGCCAAGCTCGCGGCGGCCGGCCTCGACGGCGCCGCCCTCGCCCAGGGCCTCCAGGCGGGCGGCGCGACCGTCCCCGCCGGCTCCTTCGACGAGGCCGGCAAGAACCGGACGGTGCGCGTCGGCGGCGGCTACACCTCCCTCGCCCAGCTGCAGGACCTGCGCCTGAGCGCCGGCCCCGGCAAGCCGGCCGTACGCCTCGGCGACGTCGCCGCCGTCAAGCAGGAACCCGCCAAGGCCGTCTCCCTCACCCGTACCAACGGCAAGCCCAGCCTCGCCCTCGTCCTCACCATGGACAAGGACGGCAGCGCCGTCGCGATCTCCAACGCCGTCCAGGACAAGCTGCCCGAGCTGCGCTCCGCCCTCGGCGCCGGCGCCGAACTGACCGTCGTCAGCGACCAGGGACCGCCCGTCGCCAAGTCCATCTCCAGCCTCACCACCGAAGGCCTCCTCGGCCTGCTCTTCGCGGTGATCGTGATCCTGGTCTTCCTGGCCTCGCTGCGCTCGACGCTGGTCACCGCGGTCTCCATCCCGCTGTCCGTGGTCCTCGCGCTGATCGTGCTCTGGACCCGCGACCTGTCGCTCAACATGCTGACCCTGGGCGCGCTCACCATCGCCATCGGCCGTGTCGTCGACGACTCGATCGTGGTCCTGGAGAACATCAAGCGCCACCTCGGCTACGGCGAGGAGCGCGAAGCCGCCATCCTCGCCGCGGTCAAGGAGGTCGCCGGCGCGGTCACCTCCTCCACGCTCACCACCGTGGCCGTCTTCCTCCCGATCGGCTTCGTCGGCGGCATGGTCGGCGAGTTCTTCGGCCCGTTCTCCCTCACGGTCGCCGCGGCCCTGCTGGCCTCGCTGATCGTCTCCCTGACGGTCGTCCCGGTGCTTTCGTACTGGTTCCTGCGCGCGCCGAAGGGCGTCGACCTGGCGAACGCCGAGAGCGTGGCGAAGGCCCGGCGCGAAGCCGAGGAGAAGGAGGCCAAGAGCCGCCTCCAGCGCTTCTACGTCCGGGCCCTGGGCCTGGTCACCCGCCGCCGGATCGCCACCCTGGCCGTCGCGGTGATCGTCCTCGTCGCCACCTTCGGGATGGCCCCGCTGCTGAAGACCAACTTCTTCGACCAGGGCGAGCAGAGCGTCCTGACGGTCAAGCAGCAGCTGCCCCCGGGCACCTCGCTGGCCGCCTCCGACGCGGCGAGCCGCAAGGTCGAGAAGGCCCTGACCGAGGTCAAGGGCGTCAAGGACTACCAGGTCACCGTCGGTTCCTCCGGCTTCCTGGCCGCGTTCGGCGGCGGTACGGGTTCCAACCAGGCCTCGTACCAGGTCACCCTGGAGGACTCCGGAGACTCCGAGGGCGTCAAGAAGCGCATCGAGGACGCGCTCGGCAAGCTTGGAGGCATCGGCGACACCAGCATCTCGGCGGGCGGCGGCTTCGGCAGCCAGAACCTCAGCGTGGTCGTCAAGGCGGGCGACGCGGACGTCCTCGCCAAGGCCGCCGAGCAGGTCCGCGCCGAGGTGGCCACGCTCGACGACGTCACCGACGTCCAGAGCGACCTGTCCCAGTCCGTGCCCCGGATCTCCGTGACCGCCACCCCGAAGGCCGCCGAGGCGGGCCTCAACCAGGCCGCCCTCGGCGCGATCGTGGCCCAGGCCGTCCGCGGCACCCCGGCGGGCAAGGCCGTACTGGACAACACCGAGCGGGACGTCGTCATCAAGTCCGCGCAGCCTGCCACCACCCTGGCCGAACTGCAGGCGCTGCCCGTCGGCCCGGTCAAGCTCGGCGACGTCGCGGAGGTCAAGGAGGTCCCCGGCCCGGTCTCGATGACCCGGATCGACGGCGCCCGCGCCGCGACCATCACCGCGAAGCCGGTCGGCGACAACACCGGCGCGATCGGCGCCGCGCTCCAGACGAAGATCAAGGCACTGGACCTGCCCGACGGGGCCACCGCCACCATCGGCGGCGTCTCCTCGGACCAGAGCGACGCGTTCGCCTCGCTGGGCCTGGCCATGCTCGCGGCCATCGCGATCGTGTTCATGCTGCTGGTGGCCACGTTCCGCTCGCTGGTCCAGCCGCTGATCCTGCTGGTCTCGATCCCGTTCGCGGCGACCGGCGCACTCGGCCTGCTGCTGGTCACCGGCACCCCGCTGGGCGTCCCGGCGATGATCGGCATGCTGATGCTCATCGGCATCGTCGTGACCAACGCGATCGTGCTGATCGACCTGGTCAACCAGTACCGCGCCCAGGGCCTCGGCGTCGTCGAAGCCGTCATCGAGGGCGGCCGGCACCGACTGCGCCCGATCCTCATGACCGCCCTCGCGACGATCTTCGCGCTGCTCCCGATGGCGCTCGGCGTCACCGGCGGGGGCGGGTTCATCTCACAGCCGCTCGCGGTGGTGGTGATCGGCGGCCTGGTCAGCTCGACCCTGCTGACGCTGCTCCTGGTCCCGACGCTCTACACGATGATCGAGCTCCGCAAGGAGCGCCGCCGCTCGAAGCGCGAGGCCAAGCGCAACTCCCGCCTGACGGTGGTCCCGCAGGTCTCCGAGGAGACCCCGGCCGGCGTCTGA